CATTTTGGCAACGCCAAAAAAGTGCTTTCCCTTCGGCGGTATGGGTATGATTACATTCATATCCTCTCCGTTAAAATTCACTAAATTATCAATTGATACATTATACAATTTCGCTAACGCCTGACAATGACCTAGATCAGGTGTAGATTCCCCCTTTTCCCATTTGGCAATCACCTGTCTTGACACATTAATCCTGAAAGCAACTTCCTCCTGTGTTAATTTATGATGCAACCGCAGTTTCTTCAGATTCGTACTTATCATACTTTTCATACCTCCTATATTCATTATTCATGATTATCACAATGTTATCCACCAACAATCAATAACAGTGATGTTAATATTCGTAGCATATCAAATAAAATAAGGGACACTATACAGCATTCTGTGTAGTGTCCCTTATTTCCCTATGGATTATCAATCATGCTTTTCAATCTATAAAAATGAAGCTATTTATTAGCCAGGACGATTCCACCTTGTTCAACCGACATTCCCTTTTCTCTACCTTAAAGTCTTCCAAACAGCCAAGGAACAAGCAAGACGCTCACTGCTCCCCAAACCCCGGTCCCGCAGATGAACCAAATCAGATTTTTTTCCGTAGGTTCTTTCATCACCAGCTTGATTACCATAATCGCACAAAATCCAAGGATGATGAAACCAATAGCCAGCCAAAATAAAAAATCCATGTTTACCTCCTTTTGCCGGAATCTCTTGCTACCCTATATTAAACCAATTCACTAAAAACACGCTAAGTCCTCCTTATGAGAAGGAATAACCATAATCTTGTCGAATATCTTTCTCATTGAGCAATCGAAAGGAGAGGAACAATGAAAGGCTTAGTACACAGAATTGACACGGTATTTGTCGAGGTAAGTGATATGGACCGCTCGATTAAATGGTATTCAGAGATACTAGGGTTAACCTTAAGGTGGAATCGAAATGGCTATGCCGCATTCACGGTCGGCGAAACCTCCCTGACCCTTGTGCAATCGGCCAATGTCCAGCCCTCCAACCACTCCCCTTTTAACTTCTTTACAACCAATATTGATGATGTGCATACGTTCCTGATTGAAAATCATGTAGAGGCAGAGGATATCGGGAATTACCCAGATATACGCACCTTTGACTTCAAGGATCCGGATGGACATGTGCTTGGGTTCTGTCAGTTTGAGGATTAGAGAATGCAAGC
This genomic window from Pradoshia eiseniae contains:
- a CDS encoding helix-turn-helix domain-containing protein — encoded protein: MISTNLKKLRLHHKLTQEEVAFRINVSRQVIAKWEKGESTPDLGHCQALAKLYNVSIDNLVNFNGEDMNVIIPIPPKGKHFFGVAKMGERGQIVIPKKARDVFQIEPGDTLVILGDEDRGLAIVPEKMMHAFFNLVQTPFQKEDE
- a CDS encoding VOC family protein, with protein sequence MKGLVHRIDTVFVEVSDMDRSIKWYSEILGLTLRWNRNGYAAFTVGETSLTLVQSANVQPSNHSPFNFFTTNIDDVHTFLIENHVEAEDIGNYPDIRTFDFKDPDGHVLGFCQFED